The Dermacentor albipictus isolate Rhodes 1998 colony chromosome 2, USDA_Dalb.pri_finalv2, whole genome shotgun sequence genome has a segment encoding these proteins:
- the LOC139055300 gene encoding zinc finger BED domain-containing protein 4-like — translation MNESAQRVFRSAIWEFFDRGASDATCRTCKMRLKTPTGTTTTLVNHLKRHPDPFKQFEKLRAAESSKKLAGPKKTTGTNKADASAASCSYFKPTLKGDSQRAKTLTKVAQFLATGLHSYSIVEEPGFLSLMHTAVPEYKVPSRTTFSRSVVPELYAKEKERIKSELRHHFADGTPCYSVTTDGWTSRPGDSYVSFTCHLVDKEFRLHNYHLACRHMPEGHTSDNLKRILLDLAKEWGLPQDVPVFIVTDNARNFLGAASRTGWTSIQCFAHTLQLCIQCAKKDTQNFEQLCVKARAIVGHYKRSSQARSRLKEVQVSMGLEPLEVIQDVATRWNIEYEMMSRLLKLRVPISLNLSEQDTLENLTSSEWHLMASITSVLKCVDDATRESCSEKHPTLSQVVPLVHCMQLLLTQQQQRCGEESAFAGNLLHSMKSRFVDIKLQVTYALSTALDPRFKAVCYDTTSEKRWLKNLLCSAVEKSLPQERDSEEPSAPAQAVSSDVWDVFGALASTTTSSTGSQRLMEEVEEYLHAPVRPRLENPFLWWKNFGEDKYPSLSKLARLYLSVPATQVSCERLFSSTGNVVTTRREHLLPDHVEQLVFIHSNMH, via the coding sequence ATGAACGAATCGGCGCAGCGGGTGTTCCGGAGTGCCATCTGGGAGTTCTTCGATCGCGGAGCCAGTGACGCGACGTGCCGCACGTGCAAGATGCGCCTTAAGACGCCCACGGGCACTACAACCACCCTCGTCAATCACCTAAAGCGTCACCCTGACCCATTCAAGCAGTTCGAGAAGCTCCGCGCTGCCGAAAGCTCAAAAAAGCTTGCAGGCCCGAAAAAGACGACGGGCACCAACAAGGCGGACGCAAGTGCTGCTAGCTGTAGCTACTTCAAGCCGACGTTGAAAGGCGACAGTCAGCGCGCAAAAACGTTAACGAAGGTTGCACAGTTCCTGGCCACTGGCTTGCACTCTTATTCGATCGTTGAGGAGCCAGGCTTTTTGTCTTTGATGCACACAGCAGTGCCCGAGTACAAGGTCCCATCGAGGACTACGTTTTCTCGGAGTGTCGTGCCAGAGCTTTacgccaaagaaaaagaaaggatcaaAAGTGAGCTGCGCCATCACTTCGCTGACGGGACCCCATGCTACTCGGTGACGACCGACGGGTGGACGTCTAGGCCCGGGGATAGTTACGTCTCATTTACATGCCATCTCGTTGATAAAGAGTTCCGGCTTCACAATTACCACCTGGCATGCCGGCACATGCCGGAAGGCCATACATCTGACAACCTGAAGCGCATCCTCCTTGACTTGGCAAAGGAGTGGGGACTGCCTCAAGATGTTCCAGTTTTCATTGTGACTGACAATGCCAGAAACTTCCTGGGCGCCGCATCGCGAACGGGATGGACAAGTATACAGTGCTTCGCGCATACGTTACAGCTGTGCATCCAGTGTGCAAAGAAGGACACTCAGAATTTTGAGCAGCTGTGTGTCAAGGCCCGAGCAATTGTAGGGCACTACAAGAGGAGTTCCCAAGCCAGAAGTCGCCTCAAAGAGGTTCAGGTTAGCATGGGCTTAGAGCCCCTTGAAGTAATTCAGGATGTTGCGACGAGATGGAATATTGAATATGAAATGATGTCACGCCTTTTAAAGCTCCGTGTACCAATTTCCTTGAATCTGTCGGAACAGGACACATTGGAAAACTTGACTTCAAGTGAATGGCATCTGATGGCATCCATCACATCAGTGCTAAAATGTGTTGATGATGCAACAAGAGAGTCTTGCTCCGAAAAGCACCCAACTCTCTCGCAAGTGGTGCCACTAGTGCATTGCATGCAACTTCTGCTCACTCAGCAACAGCAGCGTTGTGGGGAGGAGTCTGCATTTGCAGGAAACCTCCTTCACAGCATGAAGTCCAGGTTTGTCGATATAAAATTGCAGGTGACATATGCCTTGAGCACAGCACTGGACCCCCGATTTAAAGCCGTTTGTTACGACACCACAAGTGAGAAACGGTGGCTAAAAAATCTACTCTGCTCAGCTGTGGAGAAAAGCCTGCCTCAGGAGAGAGACAGCGAAGAGCCCAGTGCACCTGCACAGGCTGTCTCTAGTGATGTGTGGGATGTTTTTGGAGCTTTGGCCTCTACCACCACTTCAAGCACTGGTTCCCAGCGACTTATGGAAGAGGTGGAGGAGTACCTCCATGCACCTGTTCGGCCCCGCTTGGAAAATCCTTTCCTGTGGTGGAAAAATTTCGGCGAAGACAAGTACCCGTCACTGTCCAAGCTAGCTCGGCTATACCTGTCAGTGCCAGCAACCCAAGTGTCATGTGAGAGGTTGTTCTCGTCAACAGGAAATGTTGTCACCACTAGAAGAGAACACCTTCTCCCCGACCATGTTGAGCAGTTAGTGTTTATACATAGCAACATGCACTAG
- the LOC139055301 gene encoding uncharacterized protein, which yields MEDGQPLSASPTGWRLTSGVAATRRCGKLRWELLSVLCDCDEDDCRQQRRVADFVFADIKCSSPDRPKRRKCCVLHCIFLVIWEIATQRRPDAYERLPAESDLCHISLSLSGTLWWLPPLHPTTTVSSLRSLGSSKPLAAPATASCHHCVLTTSTRELAAFVMMPSRLEADRRIEVASKFYPSRATHLGQASCKRRITRLNA from the exons atggaggacggtcagcctctctctgcatctcccacaggctggaggctcacttccg GGGTGgctgcaaccaggcgttgcggcaagttacggtgggaacttctgtccgtgctgtgtgattgcgacgaggacgactgccgccagcagcggcgtgtcgccgatttcgtctttgccgacatcaaGTGCAGCTCGCCGGACCGTCCTAAGCGCCGCaagtgttgcgttttgcactgcatcttccttgtgatatgggagatcgcaacgcagagacgaccagatgcatacgaaagactaccagcggagagtgacctgtgccatatttctcttagcctctcag gtacgctctggtggctcccgccccttcatcctacgaccaccgtgtcctcactacgttcactagggagttcgaagcctttggcggctcctgccactgcgtcctgccaccactgtgtcctgactacgtccactagggagttggcagccttcgtgatgatgccaagcaggctggaagccgacaGAAGGATTGAG gttgcctcgaaattttacccaagccgtgccacacacttgggccaggcctcttgcaaacgacgtataaccaggctcaacgcatga